One genomic region from Paroceanicella profunda encodes:
- a CDS encoding cysteine synthase A: MSMYKDLPHAVGHTPLIRLRKASELTGCEILGKAEFLNPGQSVKDRAALGIITDAVARGTLRPGGTIVEGTAGNTGIGLALVGASMGFRTVIVIPDTQSQEKKDMIRLAGAELVEVPAVPYRNPDNYVKYSARLAAELAKTEPNGAIWANQFDNVANRQAHIDTTAPEIWEQTDGKLDGFICAVGSGGTLAGVAMGLRERSKDVKIGLADPDGAALYNWYANGELKSEGSSITEGIGQGRITANLEGLTVDMPFNVPDAEALPVVFDLLSEEGLCLGGSSGINVAGAIRMAKEMGPGHRIVTILCDYGTRYQSKLFNPAFLRAKSLPVPAWLDRPARDLPTVFEAA, translated from the coding sequence ATGTCCATGTATAAAGACCTCCCGCATGCTGTCGGCCACACGCCGCTGATCCGGCTGCGCAAGGCTTCCGAACTCACCGGCTGCGAGATCCTCGGCAAGGCGGAGTTCCTCAACCCCGGCCAGTCGGTGAAGGACCGCGCCGCGCTCGGCATCATCACCGACGCGGTGGCGCGCGGCACGCTCAGGCCCGGCGGCACCATCGTGGAAGGCACCGCCGGCAACACCGGCATCGGCCTCGCGCTGGTGGGGGCGTCGATGGGCTTTCGCACCGTCATCGTGATCCCCGACACCCAGAGCCAGGAGAAGAAGGACATGATCCGGCTCGCCGGCGCGGAGCTGGTGGAAGTGCCCGCGGTGCCCTACCGCAACCCCGACAACTACGTGAAATATTCCGCCCGCCTCGCCGCCGAGCTGGCGAAGACCGAGCCGAACGGCGCCATCTGGGCGAACCAGTTCGACAACGTGGCCAACCGCCAGGCCCATATCGACACCACCGCGCCGGAGATCTGGGAGCAGACCGACGGCAAGCTGGACGGGTTCATCTGCGCCGTGGGCTCCGGCGGCACGCTGGCGGGCGTGGCCATGGGCCTGCGCGAACGCTCGAAGGACGTGAAGATCGGCCTCGCGGACCCCGACGGCGCCGCCCTCTACAACTGGTACGCCAACGGCGAGCTGAAGTCCGAGGGCTCCTCCATCACCGAGGGCATCGGCCAGGGCCGCATCACCGCGAACCTGGAGGGGCTGACCGTGGACATGCCCTTCAACGTGCCGGATGCGGAGGCGCTGCCGGTGGTCTTCGACCTGCTCTCCGAGGAGGGCCTGTGCCTCGGCGGCTCCTCGGGCATCAACGTGGCCGGCGCCATCCGCATGGCGAAGGAGATGGGCCCGGGACACCGCATCGTCACCATCCTGTGCGACTACGGCACCCGCTACCAGTCCAAGCTGTTCAACCCGGCGTTCCTGCGCGCGAAGTCCCTCCCCGTCCCGGCCTGGCTGGACCGCCCGGCGCGCGACCTCCCCACGGTGTTCGAAGCCGCCTGA